One segment of Panicum virgatum strain AP13 chromosome 3K, P.virgatum_v5, whole genome shotgun sequence DNA contains the following:
- the LOC120697084 gene encoding metallothionein-like protein 2C, translating to MACCSGNCGCGAGCKCGTGCGGCKMSPDVEATSTTTTMVIAAATSKASSGGFEAATESGGCDCSTCKCGTSCGCN from the exons ATGGCTTGCTGCAGCGGCAACTGCGGGTGCGGCGCCGGCTGCAAGTGCGGCACCGGATGCGGCGG CTGCAAGATGTCCCCTGACGTGGaggccacctccaccaccaccaccatggtcatcgccgccgccaccagcaaggC GAGCTCCGGCGGGTTCGAGGCGGCGACGGAGAGCGGCGGCTGCGACTGCAGCACCTGCAAGTGCGGCACCAGCTGCGGCTGCAACTGA